A genomic segment from Bradyrhizobium sp. CB1015 encodes:
- the hpaH gene encoding 2-oxo-hept-4-ene-1,7-dioate hydratase produces the protein MLDAATIERLAARLDEAERTKSLIPMFTKEYPDFSIEDAYAVQRAWTKLQLGRGRIIKGHKIGLTSKAMQNAVGINEPDYGVLFADMFYADARPVPFDRFHAPRIEVELAFVLKAPLRGPDCTIFDVLNATDYVTPALEILETRMHRVDPETGKTRKVMDTISDNAANAALVLGGRPIRPMDADLRWIGALLFRNGEVEETGLAAGVLNHPANGIAWLANRLAPHDEHLAAGEVVLAGSFTRPVDIRRGDTFHADYGAFGSVSCQFV, from the coding sequence ATGTTGGATGCCGCCACGATCGAACGCCTCGCCGCGCGCCTCGATGAAGCCGAGCGCACGAAATCGCTGATCCCGATGTTCACCAAGGAATATCCGGATTTCAGCATCGAGGATGCCTACGCGGTCCAGCGCGCCTGGACCAAGCTCCAGCTCGGCCGCGGCCGCATCATCAAGGGCCACAAGATCGGCCTGACCTCGAAGGCGATGCAGAACGCGGTCGGCATCAACGAGCCAGATTACGGCGTGCTGTTCGCCGACATGTTTTACGCCGATGCCAGGCCTGTTCCGTTCGACCGCTTCCACGCGCCAAGAATCGAGGTCGAGCTCGCCTTCGTGCTGAAGGCGCCGCTGCGCGGGCCAGATTGCACCATCTTCGACGTGCTCAACGCCACCGACTATGTCACGCCCGCGCTGGAGATTCTGGAGACGCGCATGCATCGCGTCGATCCCGAAACGGGCAAGACGCGCAAGGTGATGGACACGATCTCGGACAACGCGGCCAACGCCGCGCTGGTGCTCGGCGGCCGGCCGATCCGCCCGATGGATGCGGATCTGCGCTGGATCGGCGCGCTCCTGTTCCGCAACGGCGAGGTCGAGGAGACCGGCCTTGCCGCCGGCGTGCTCAATCATCCCGCCAACGGCATCGCCTGGCTCGCCAACCGCCTCGCGCCGCATGACGAGCATCTCGCCGCCGGCGAGGTCGTGCTGGCGGGATCGTTCACGCGTCCGGTCGACATCCGCCGCGGCGACACGTTCCACGCCGATTACGGCGCCTTCGGCTCGGTGTCATGCCAGTTCGTCTGA
- a CDS encoding RidA family protein, giving the protein MSGQTRRRSIHIGGFKHVNPIPNACRIGNLVMSGVILGRDPATNAMPESLDAQCANMFAHMKATVEAAGGTTDDIIKMTVWLKDRSQRGPVNVEWLKMFPDEHSRPARHALPMDNMDGGALVSCDFTAVID; this is encoded by the coding sequence ATGAGTGGTCAAACGCGGCGCAGGAGCATTCACATCGGCGGCTTCAAGCACGTCAACCCGATTCCGAACGCCTGCCGCATCGGCAATCTCGTGATGTCGGGCGTCATCCTCGGCCGCGATCCCGCGACCAATGCGATGCCGGAGAGTCTCGACGCCCAGTGCGCCAACATGTTCGCGCATATGAAGGCGACGGTGGAGGCCGCCGGCGGCACCACGGACGACATCATCAAGATGACGGTGTGGCTGAAGGACCGCTCGCAGCGCGGCCCGGTCAATGTCGAATGGCTGAAAATGTTTCCGGACGAGCATTCGCGCCCGGCGCGCCACGCGCTGCCGATGGACAACATGGATGGCGGCGCGCTGGTAAGTTGCGATTTCACCGCCGTGATCGACTGA
- a CDS encoding amidohydrolase → MPTYLPFDPNPRRPIKAPPPKTIDSQFHVLGPIAKYPERPGAAYRMPTATWEAALRMHKALGIERGIIVQTTTYGADHAVVLDGLKAMGPNYRGCANALVFAEANDAYLARLHDAGVRGARFSFRQELGAVLSDADFARAIARIRELGWYVKIQPEKDGIVSSVAKYENLDVPVLIDHMARPDPEAGRNDPNLRKMLELLEKGNFWVMLSLGEKTSKTGAPYDDVIPIARAYIEAAPDRCVWASDWPHPVSVRQPPNDADLLELMYRYAPDQAELEKILVHNPAKLFGFAD, encoded by the coding sequence ATGCCGACCTACCTGCCGTTCGACCCCAACCCGCGCCGCCCGATCAAGGCGCCGCCGCCGAAGACCATCGACAGCCAGTTCCACGTACTCGGGCCGATCGCGAAATATCCGGAGCGTCCCGGCGCCGCCTATCGGATGCCGACCGCGACCTGGGAAGCGGCGCTGCGCATGCATAAGGCGCTCGGCATCGAGCGCGGCATCATCGTGCAGACCACGACCTATGGCGCCGATCATGCCGTCGTGCTCGACGGGCTCAAAGCGATGGGCCCGAACTATCGCGGCTGCGCCAATGCGCTGGTGTTCGCCGAAGCGAACGACGCCTATCTCGCCAGGCTGCACGACGCCGGCGTGCGCGGCGCGCGCTTCAGCTTCCGTCAGGAGCTCGGCGCGGTGCTGTCGGACGCCGATTTCGCCCGCGCCATCGCCCGCATCCGCGAGCTCGGCTGGTACGTCAAGATCCAGCCGGAGAAGGACGGCATCGTCTCCAGCGTCGCCAAGTACGAGAACCTCGACGTGCCCGTGCTGATCGACCACATGGCGCGGCCTGACCCCGAGGCCGGCAGGAACGATCCGAATCTGCGCAAGATGCTGGAGCTGCTCGAGAAGGGCAATTTCTGGGTCATGCTCTCGCTCGGCGAGAAGACCTCGAAGACCGGCGCGCCTTACGACGACGTGATCCCGATCGCGCGCGCCTATATCGAGGCCGCCCCCGACCGCTGCGTCTGGGCCAGCGACTGGCCGCATCCGGTCTCGGTGAGGCAGCCACCGAACGATGCCGATCTGCTCGAGCTGATGTACCGCTACGCGCCCGACCAGGCGGAGCTGGAAAAGATCCTGGTGCACAATCCGGCCAAGCTGTTCGGGTTTGCGGATTGA
- a CDS encoding LLM class flavin-dependent oxidoreductase, whose protein sequence is MIPFSVLDLAPIRQGGDASQAFRNSLDLARHAERWGFKRFWLAEHHNMTGIASAATAVVIGHIAGGTTTIRVGSGGIMLPNHSPLVIAEQFGTLESLYSGRIDLGLGRAPGTDQFTARALRRDLATSSENFPHDVLELQALLGDVQPNQAIRAVPGMGTKVPLWILGSSTFGAQLAAMLGLPFAFASHFAPQMMMPALREYRARFEPSAQLDKPYAMIGVNVFAADSDEEAQRMFSSLQQAFINLRRGTPGPLPPPVDDMDALWSPAEKAGVAQALSCSAVGSPDTVEAKLKALIAETGADELMTTGQIYDHAARLRSFEIAAEVRERLAKQPMG, encoded by the coding sequence ATGATCCCCTTCTCCGTGCTCGACCTCGCACCCATCCGCCAGGGCGGCGACGCGTCGCAGGCGTTCCGCAATTCGCTCGATCTCGCCCGGCATGCGGAGAGGTGGGGCTTCAAGCGGTTCTGGCTGGCCGAGCATCACAACATGACGGGCATCGCCAGCGCGGCGACGGCGGTGGTGATCGGCCACATCGCGGGAGGCACGACGACGATCCGCGTCGGGTCCGGCGGGATCATGCTGCCGAACCACTCGCCGCTGGTCATCGCCGAGCAGTTCGGCACGCTGGAATCGCTGTATTCCGGACGGATCGATCTCGGGCTCGGCCGGGCGCCGGGCACCGACCAGTTCACCGCGCGGGCGCTGCGGCGCGATCTTGCCACCAGTTCCGAGAACTTTCCGCATGACGTGCTGGAGCTGCAGGCGCTGCTCGGCGACGTGCAGCCGAACCAGGCGATCCGGGCCGTGCCCGGCATGGGGACGAAGGTGCCGCTGTGGATCTTGGGATCGAGCACCTTCGGCGCGCAGCTTGCGGCGATGCTGGGGCTGCCGTTCGCGTTCGCCTCGCATTTCGCGCCGCAGATGATGATGCCGGCGCTGCGCGAATATCGGGCGCGCTTCGAGCCCTCGGCGCAGCTCGACAAGCCCTATGCGATGATCGGCGTCAACGTGTTCGCGGCCGACAGCGATGAAGAGGCGCAGCGGATGTTCTCTTCGCTGCAGCAGGCGTTCATCAACCTCCGCCGCGGCACGCCCGGCCCGTTGCCGCCGCCGGTGGACGACATGGACGCGCTGTGGTCGCCCGCGGAGAAGGCCGGCGTTGCGCAAGCGCTGTCGTGCTCGGCAGTCGGCTCGCCCGATACGGTCGAAGCAAAACTGAAGGCGCTGATCGCCGAGACCGGCGCGGACGAATTGATGACGACGGGGCAGATCTACGATCACGCGGCACGGCTGCGCTCGTTCGAGATCGCCGCCGAGGTGCGGGAGCGGTTGGCGAAGCAGCCGATGGGGTGA
- a CDS encoding Twin-arginine translocation pathway signal, with protein MTTAVFNRRTLLIAGGTLLATGASGLLLPARANGLAPTESMSGGANNYRKGAAIVERIGKGGFWMSGTVRRAGDGAPLAGQRIQIWAHTVEGREHEPQSHGATLTDKDGKFRLEMPQIIPIFGQPHGHLAYDSGEFKTVFLRPVMRSAKETSLEAHFVLQPA; from the coding sequence ATGACCACGGCCGTCTTCAACCGCCGCACTCTCCTCATTGCCGGCGGCACTCTGCTCGCAACCGGCGCTTCGGGCCTGCTGCTGCCGGCCCGTGCGAACGGCCTCGCGCCGACCGAGTCGATGTCGGGCGGCGCGAACAATTACCGCAAGGGCGCGGCGATCGTGGAGCGGATCGGCAAGGGCGGTTTCTGGATGAGCGGCACCGTGCGCCGCGCCGGCGACGGGGCTCCGCTGGCCGGCCAGCGCATCCAGATCTGGGCGCACACCGTCGAAGGGCGGGAGCACGAGCCGCAGAGCCACGGCGCAACGCTCACCGACAAGGACGGCAAGTTCCGGCTGGAGATGCCGCAGATCATTCCGATCTTCGGCCAGCCGCACGGCCACCTCGCCTATGACAGCGGCGAGTTCAAGACCGTCTTCCTGCGGCCGGTGATGCGGAGCGCCAAGGAGACCAGCCTCGAGGCGCACTTCGTGCTGCAGCCGGCTTGA
- a CDS encoding ferric reductase-like transmembrane domain-containing protein — protein MTRWRSARAPLIWVALALAIGVPVAAAAASEQLAWRDPVYILAGFAGIIALGLVLVQPLLIGGYLPGLSAYRNRRAHHWIGGALVLAILIHVAGLWITSPPDMVDALTFSSPTPFSPFGVIAMWAIFAVALLALLRRPLGLRPRTWRFLHMPLALVIVVGSVIHSLLIEGTMETTSKAALCALVLAASVKVMIDLQVWRKRRTFRGDGVARQ, from the coding sequence ATGACGAGATGGAGATCGGCCCGGGCGCCCCTGATCTGGGTCGCCCTTGCCTTGGCGATCGGCGTGCCGGTCGCCGCTGCCGCAGCCAGCGAGCAGCTCGCATGGCGCGATCCTGTCTACATCCTCGCCGGTTTCGCCGGCATCATTGCCCTCGGACTCGTGCTCGTGCAGCCCTTGCTGATCGGCGGCTACCTGCCGGGATTGTCGGCCTATCGTAACAGGCGCGCCCATCACTGGATCGGCGGCGCGCTCGTTCTGGCGATTCTGATCCATGTCGCCGGCCTCTGGATCACCAGCCCGCCCGACATGGTCGACGCGCTGACCTTCTCCTCGCCGACGCCGTTCTCTCCCTTCGGCGTGATCGCGATGTGGGCCATCTTCGCGGTTGCGCTGCTGGCTCTCTTGCGAAGGCCATTGGGCTTGCGGCCGCGAACCTGGCGCTTCCTTCACATGCCGCTCGCGCTCGTCATCGTCGTCGGCAGTGTGATTCACTCCCTGCTGATCGAGGGAACGATGGAAACGACCTCCAAGGCGGCGCTCTGTGCGCTCGTCCTCGCGGCAAGTGTGAAAGTCATGATTGACCTGCAGGTGTGGCGAAAGCGAAGGACGTTCCGAGGGGACGGTGTCGCGCGGCAGTGA
- a CDS encoding Crp/Fnr family transcriptional regulator has translation MLVTPPDLKAFLLATPFFGGLSEASLDLLISMLIERRFEANATVVAEGEPGRSMFIVKSGRLAVRKRNHAGGVIPISRLEPGDFFGEMTLIEMQNRSATVVAEAPTVLYELTAQKLYACYKADIHAYVIVLQNINRELCRRLRRADERFVGHQARSPDGAERNPGPLPSR, from the coding sequence ATGCTCGTCACGCCCCCCGATCTGAAGGCGTTCCTGCTGGCGACGCCGTTCTTCGGCGGTCTTTCGGAGGCAAGCCTCGACCTGCTGATCTCCATGCTGATCGAGCGCCGCTTCGAGGCCAACGCGACCGTCGTGGCCGAGGGCGAGCCGGGACGCTCGATGTTCATCGTCAAGTCCGGCCGGCTCGCGGTGCGCAAACGGAACCATGCGGGCGGCGTCATCCCGATATCGCGTTTGGAGCCTGGCGATTTCTTCGGCGAGATGACGCTGATCGAAATGCAGAACCGCTCCGCTACCGTCGTCGCGGAGGCGCCGACGGTGCTGTACGAGCTGACGGCGCAAAAGCTCTACGCCTGTTACAAGGCCGACATCCACGCCTATGTGATCGTCCTGCAGAACATCAATCGCGAGCTGTGCCGGCGGCTGCGCCGGGCGGATGAGCGGTTCGTCGGGCATCAGGCCCGTAGCCCGGATGGAGCGGAGCGCAATCCCGGGCCATTGCCTTCGCGCTGA
- a CDS encoding RidA family protein, which translates to MITRSLPYEGLLHEIVEHNGVLYLGGIVPEDAGLDMAGQADDVLRQLKTLLEGAGSDLSCVLQVTIFLADLADKAAFNQVWKRYFTAEHLPARAAIGVADLGPGVKLELTAIAARR; encoded by the coding sequence GTGATCACACGTTCCCTGCCCTATGAAGGACTGCTCCACGAGATCGTCGAGCATAATGGCGTGCTCTATCTCGGCGGCATCGTCCCTGAAGATGCCGGGCTCGACATGGCGGGCCAGGCCGACGATGTGCTGCGCCAGTTGAAGACCCTGCTCGAGGGGGCCGGCTCCGATCTGTCCTGCGTTCTGCAGGTGACGATCTTCCTGGCCGACCTCGCCGACAAGGCCGCATTCAACCAGGTGTGGAAGCGCTATTTCACCGCGGAGCATCTGCCGGCGCGTGCCGCGATCGGCGTTGCGGATCTCGGCCCGGGCGTCAAGCTGGAGCTGACGGCGATCGCCGCCCGCCGCTGA
- a CDS encoding FAD-dependent oxidoreductase translates to MGQDDTQRTDRDAQLLRFTRPEQTFPALTPGEIERIRHFGEIRTYADGELLFETGKPGPGMFVVLAGHVAITQRDGLGHVTPVIDQGPGQFLAELGQLSGRPALVDGRAEGDVEVLLVPPDRLRALLVAEAELGERIMRALILRRVNLIQDGIGGPVLIGPSNSAGVVRLQGFLTRNGQPHHLLDPESEHDAAELIARYSPRPEDWPLVVTADGTVLRNPSETELGRAIGMIGGAKDNRIYDVAIVGCGPAGLATAVYAASEGLSVAVVDTRAFGGQAGASARIENYLGFPTGISGQALAGRAFTQAQKFGADIMIPMSVSSLDCSRANGTFALALDCGDTLRSRSVVVASGARYRRPDIANLDKFEGRGVWYWASPVEARLCAGEEVALVGAGNSAGQAAVFLSGHAKKVLMIIRGGGLGASMSRYLIERIEATPNIELMFNTEITALEGDEASLLRRIRWKSRLSDDEDSADIRNLFLFVGADPATSWLDGCGVTLDRGGFVVTGAQSEQNQGKLVAPLETSVPGVYAVGDVRSGSVKRVGGAIGEGAQVVASLHGYLGDAAKPAL, encoded by the coding sequence ATGGGGCAGGACGACACGCAACGAACCGACCGCGATGCGCAGCTGTTGCGGTTCACCCGCCCCGAGCAGACCTTTCCGGCGCTGACCCCGGGCGAGATCGAACGGATCAGGCACTTCGGCGAAATCCGCACCTATGCGGACGGCGAGCTGCTGTTCGAGACCGGCAAGCCCGGGCCCGGCATGTTCGTGGTGCTGGCGGGCCACGTCGCCATCACCCAGCGCGACGGTCTCGGTCACGTCACTCCGGTGATCGATCAGGGGCCGGGGCAATTTCTGGCCGAGCTCGGCCAGCTCTCGGGCCGGCCGGCGCTGGTCGACGGCCGCGCCGAAGGCGATGTCGAGGTGCTTCTCGTCCCGCCGGACCGGCTGCGCGCGCTGCTGGTGGCCGAAGCCGAGCTTGGCGAGCGCATCATGCGCGCGCTGATCCTGCGCCGGGTCAATCTGATCCAGGACGGCATCGGCGGCCCCGTGCTGATCGGGCCGTCGAACTCCGCCGGCGTGGTGCGCCTGCAGGGCTTTCTCACCCGCAATGGCCAGCCGCATCATCTGCTCGATCCCGAGAGCGAGCATGACGCCGCCGAACTGATCGCGCGCTATTCGCCGAGGCCGGAGGATTGGCCGCTCGTCGTCACGGCGGACGGCACGGTGCTGCGCAATCCCAGCGAGACCGAGCTCGGCCGCGCCATCGGCATGATCGGCGGGGCCAAGGACAACCGCATCTACGATGTCGCCATCGTCGGCTGCGGGCCGGCGGGGCTCGCCACCGCGGTCTATGCGGCGTCCGAAGGTCTCTCGGTCGCTGTCGTCGACACCCGCGCCTTCGGCGGCCAGGCCGGCGCCAGCGCGCGCATCGAGAACTATCTGGGCTTCCCGACCGGCATCTCCGGCCAGGCGCTGGCGGGCCGCGCCTTCACCCAGGCGCAGAAGTTCGGCGCCGACATCATGATTCCGATGTCGGTGAGCTCGCTGGATTGCTCGCGCGCCAACGGCACCTTCGCGCTGGCGCTGGATTGCGGCGACACCTTGCGCTCGCGTTCGGTGGTGGTCGCCAGCGGCGCGCGCTATCGCCGTCCCGATATCGCCAACCTCGACAAGTTCGAGGGACGCGGCGTCTGGTATTGGGCCTCGCCAGTGGAGGCGCGGCTGTGCGCGGGCGAGGAGGTGGCCCTGGTCGGCGCCGGCAATTCGGCAGGCCAAGCGGCCGTGTTCCTGTCGGGTCACGCGAAAAAAGTGCTGATGATCATCCGCGGCGGCGGCTTGGGTGCCAGCATGTCGCGCTATCTCATCGAGCGCATCGAAGCGACGCCCAACATCGAATTGATGTTCAACACCGAGATCACCGCACTCGAGGGCGATGAGGCGTCGCTGCTGCGGCGCATCCGCTGGAAGAGCCGGCTGTCGGATGACGAGGATTCCGCCGACATCCGCAATCTCTTCCTGTTCGTCGGCGCCGATCCCGCCACGTCCTGGCTCGACGGCTGCGGCGTGACGCTCGATCGCGGCGGCTTCGTCGTCACCGGCGCGCAGTCCGAGCAGAACCAGGGCAAGCTGGTGGCGCCACTGGAGACCTCCGTGCCCGGCGTCTATGCCGTCGGCGACGTCCGCTCCGGCTCGGTCAAGCGCGTCGGAGGCGCCATCGGCGAGGGCGCGCAGGTCGTCGCCTCCCTGCACGGCTATCTCGGCGACGCCGCAAAACCGGCGCTCTAA
- a CDS encoding EthD family reductase has translation MAEVVVLYKTPKDAAAFDKYYAETHIPLAKKLPGLKNYAVSKGPVASPAGPSGIHLVAILTFDSVADVQAAFASPEGKATGADVPKFASGGADILIFDTKNV, from the coding sequence ATGGCTGAAGTCGTCGTGCTCTACAAGACACCCAAGGATGCTGCCGCCTTCGACAAGTACTATGCCGAGACGCACATCCCGCTCGCCAAGAAGCTTCCCGGCCTGAAGAACTACGCCGTCAGCAAGGGGCCGGTCGCATCTCCCGCAGGCCCTTCCGGAATCCATCTCGTCGCCATCCTCACCTTCGACAGCGTGGCCGACGTTCAGGCCGCCTTCGCCAGCCCGGAAGGCAAGGCGACCGGCGCCGACGTGCCGAAATTCGCCAGCGGCGGCGCCGACATCCTGATCTTCGACACCAAGAACGTGTGA